In the Nocardia asteroides genome, TCCAGCGCTTCCTTCTTGGCCGCCGCGGTGCCCGATGAGCCGGAGACGATGGCGCCGGCATGGCCCATGGTCTTGCCCTCGGGGGCGGTGAAGCCCGCGACGTAGCCGACTACCGGCTTGGTGACGTTGGCCTTGATGAAGGCCGCGGCGCGCTCCTCGGCGTCGCCGCCGATCTCGCCGATCATCACGATGAGCTCGGTCTCCGGGTCCTTCTCGAACGCCTCGATGGCGTCGATGTGGGTGGTGCCGATGACCGGGTCGCCGCCGATGCCGATGGAGGTCGAGAAGCCGAAATCGCGCAGCTCGTACATCATCTGGTAGGTCAGCGTGCCGGACTTGGAGACCAGGCCGATCGGGCCCTTGCCGGAGATGTTGGCCGGGGTGATGCCGACCAGCGACTCGCCCGGGGTGATGATGCCGGGGCAGTTCGGGCCGATGATCCTGGTCTTGTTGCCCTTCTCCAGGTTGTAGGCCCACGCGTACGCGGTGTCCTGCACCGGGATGCCCTCGGTGATGACCACGAGCAGCGGGATCTCCGCGTCGATGGCCTCGATGATGGCGTCCTTGGCGAACTTCGGCGGGACGAAGGCGATCGACACGTCGGCGCCGGTCTTCTCGATGGCCTCGGCCACCGAGCCGAACACCGGCAGCTCGACGTCGCTGCCGTCCTTGGCGACGTGCGCGACGGTGGTGCCGGCCTTGCGGGCGTTGACGCCGCCGACGACCTGGGTGCCCGCCTTCAGCATCAGCGCGGTGTGCTTGGTGCCCTCGCCGCCGGTGATGCCCTGGACGATGACCTTGGAGTCCTTGTTCAGGAAGATAGACATTGCCGTTTTCCTTACTTGGCCGCGGCCAGTTCGGCCGCCTTGTCGGCGCCTTCGTCCATTGTCTGCGCCAGCGTCACCAGCGGGTGCGCGGCAGCGGCGAGGATCTCGCGACCCTCGTCCACGCGGTTGCCGTCGAGCCGGACCACCAGCGGCTTGGTGGCCGCGTCGCCCAGGATCTCCAGCGCCTTGACGATGCCGTTGGCGACGGCGTCACAGGCGGTGATACCACCGAACACGTTCACGAACACGCTCTTGACCTGCGAGTCGCCCAGGATGACGTCGAGCCCGGCCGCCATCACCTCGGCCGAGGCGCCGCCACCGATGTCGAGGAAGTTGGCCGGCTTGACGCCGTTGTGCGCCTCGCCCGCGTAGGCCACCACGTCGAGGGTGGACATGACCAGCCCCGCGCCGTTGCCGATGATCCCGACCTCGCCGTCCAGCTTGACGTAGTTGAGGTCGTTCTCCTTGGCCTTGAGCTCCAGCGGATCGGTGGCGTCACGATCGGCGAAGGCGTCGTGGTCGGCGTGCCGGAACGAGGCGTTCTCGTCCAGGGTGACCTTGCCGTCCAGCGCGAGGATCTCGTCCTGCGGGGTGCGGACCAGCGGGTTGACCTCGACCAGGGTGGCGTCCTCGGCGACGAAGACCTCCCAGAGCTTCTGGATGGTCACGGCCGCGGCGTCGAGCACCTCGGCGGGCAGGTGGCCCTGCTCGGCGATGGAGCGCGCGAACGCCAGGTCGACGCCCTTGACGGCGTCGACGGAGATCCGGGCCAGCCGGTCCGGCTTGGTCTCGGCGACCTCTTCGATCTCCATGCCGCCCTCGACCGAGCACATGGCCAGGTAGTTGCGGTTGGCGCGGTCCAGCAGGAAGGAGATGTAGTACTCCTCCGCGATGTCCTTCGCCTCCGCGACCAGGACCTTCTTGGTGATGTGGCCCTTGATGTCGAGCCCGAGGATGTTCGAGGCGTGGGTGAACGCGTCGTCCGGGGTGGCGGCGTACTTGACGCCACCGGCCTTGCCGCGGCCGCCGACCTTCACCTGGGACTTGATCATCACCGGCTTGCCGATTTCCTCGGCGATGGCGCGCGCGTCCTCGGCCGTGTCCGTGACGCGGCCCTCCGACGAAGGCACTCCGTGCTTAACGAAGAGCTCCTTCGCCTGATATTCGAAGAGATCCATGTACTCACCGTCTCGTCTGCGTTGTGATGACAACGTCTTTGTTGGGGCCCGACGTCGCAAGCGGGTCGGCTCGGACTCTAATCAGCCGCGTGGAGCGGGAATCGACCGCGTACCACTCGAGTGGCGCAGGTCACGGGCCGTTGACCGGAGCGGCAAAACCCCCGGTCAACGCTACCGGCGAGTAGGTAGGCAGGTAGAGCCACGGGAGGGTGGGGAGGAGCGCGAGCGCGACGCCGACGGCTCGCGTACCCTCACATCGGTGCCCGCCGGGCTGTGCGTCGTTACCGTCCCGTGCGGTGATCAATCTCACATGCTTGGACAGAATGAG is a window encoding:
- the sucD gene encoding succinate--CoA ligase subunit alpha, translated to MSIFLNKDSKVIVQGITGGEGTKHTALMLKAGTQVVGGVNARKAGTTVAHVAKDGSDVELPVFGSVAEAIEKTGADVSIAFVPPKFAKDAIIEAIDAEIPLLVVITEGIPVQDTAYAWAYNLEKGNKTRIIGPNCPGIITPGESLVGITPANISGKGPIGLVSKSGTLTYQMMYELRDFGFSTSIGIGGDPVIGTTHIDAIEAFEKDPETELIVMIGEIGGDAEERAAAFIKANVTKPVVGYVAGFTAPEGKTMGHAGAIVSGSSGTAAAKKEALEAAGVKVGKTPSETAALAREILEKAAVTA
- the sucC gene encoding ADP-forming succinate--CoA ligase subunit beta, whose protein sequence is MDLFEYQAKELFVKHGVPSSEGRVTDTAEDARAIAEEIGKPVMIKSQVKVGGRGKAGGVKYAATPDDAFTHASNILGLDIKGHITKKVLVAEAKDIAEEYYISFLLDRANRNYLAMCSVEGGMEIEEVAETKPDRLARISVDAVKGVDLAFARSIAEQGHLPAEVLDAAAVTIQKLWEVFVAEDATLVEVNPLVRTPQDEILALDGKVTLDENASFRHADHDAFADRDATDPLELKAKENDLNYVKLDGEVGIIGNGAGLVMSTLDVVAYAGEAHNGVKPANFLDIGGGASAEVMAAGLDVILGDSQVKSVFVNVFGGITACDAVANGIVKALEILGDAATKPLVVRLDGNRVDEGREILAAAAHPLVTLAQTMDEGADKAAELAAAK